Below is a genomic region from Brassica rapa cultivar Chiifu-401-42 chromosome A08, CAAS_Brap_v3.01, whole genome shotgun sequence.
TAACTTATAAAAGAGAGGAGAACCACGTGACTTATATATTTACCGCATACGGATTTTCTATGCGCAGTAATTGGTGGATTAAAATATATCTCCTTccaatatattttgtattccATTCACTAACCTCAGTCATTCCAGTTTTAAGAAGAGTGTTGTATTCTATCTAATTACCACTGTAAGTCCATTCGAAGGAATTCAAAAGCAAGAATGTGAAGAAAGCAAGGATTACCTAATTTGAGGGAACGACCATGTAATTTGAGGGAACAACCACATACATATGCATCAAATGCTCTATTCCACATGGTCAAAGTAGTATAGGATTATAACTCCATACACAACtcctaaatattaaacattaccATAACTcctaaatactaaatcctaaattcCAATCACTAAACCCAACCCCAAATGTGAACTATAATATgtagttataatattttgaataaaattaaaatataaaatagtatatactATTGACCACATATATATGCATCAAATACTTTATTCCACATGGCTGAAATAGTATAGGATTATGACTTCATTCATAACtcctaaatattaaacattaccCCAACTCCTAAATAGTGAACCCTAAATTccaatcactaaacccaaaacccaaatgtaaactataatatatagttataatattttgaataaaattaaaatttgaaatagtaTATACTATTgaccatatatatatgcactGAATGTTCTATTCCATATGGCCGAAGTACTATAAGATTATGGCCCAAATGTAGCTGTGGTTAACGAAATTTGTGTGAAGTTTACACTTATGTGGATCTGGTtaacaaaatgataaaattgagtTTTAAATTCTTAGTTTTGATAGCAACGATACAACTACAAAACATAATTTATGCTTATGTACTATACAATCGTATTTATATTCTATGTTCtacaaataaaatagaatacaacaaatagTAAAGATTATATAATTCATTTCACATGAATGGTCTTTCCATTTTATGTACACATGATCTATTCCGCTTATATACACATtgcataattatatataaatgagaATATATTCACCAGATGGCCCAAATCCAGTTTCAAACAATCTATTTGACAGCATAAATCTTTCATTTGTAACCTGAGAAACAAAAGGAAAAGATAAAAATGTTAGGATTCATATAACAAagtaaatgtaaaataaattgtaaagtATAACAATAATGTGAAATGAAACCATGTAAGACATAGCGATATGCATAGCTCACGATCTTAAACCACACATGGGAATATATACGAAAACCCTATCAACTAATCGCAAATCCCTACAATGAAATATGACACTTAATCCAATGTCAACCCTAATCTTGCAGTGACGAACTCAATATTCTAGAAACTAACCCCTCTCCAATCATCACTAAACCCTACacggaaatataaaccctaatacAAGTATAAAAATACGTAAATATTAAAACACGTATGAATTCATAAGATAAAGAAAGTGATATTAAACGTTCGAATTTATTTCATTCCAAGTCAAATGGAATATAACATCTATATTTTATTCTATTCTAAATCAGATAGAATATACCTAACGGAGATCATGTCATTTCCAGACGGTGATAAAATAGGCATTAGAACTACCAGAGAAACCCAAATCCTAAATCAATTGGCGAACTTCGAAGCGGAAAATCAGATCTGAGATGCAATGGTAACGAGGTTGTAGATTTACTATTTATAGTACCCTAATTCCGAAATAGCccaaatagaaaagaaaataacagTATATGAATAACAACATATAAACACCCGAGAACTTACGGTAGTTCCAGAGATCTGACAAGAATCGACGGTGTGAAGTAGAATAGGAACGGTTTGGTACTACTCGCCGCTGAAACTTTAACGCTGTCGTGTGGTCGACGATCTCCGACGAAGAGAAGATGATGCGTTTACAAAGAATGAAGAAGAAGTCAACAATTCAAAACAAATCCAGTGGAGATGACGATGCGAAGCAAAACCGTACCGGAGAGAATTCAAGACTACGAAGATACCAAAGAAGTAAAAAAGAAATATGTGAAGTTAGTAAAGCCACGATTTActtttttgatataataattaagaatattaattttttttttgtttcaggttTTGCCGGTTTCAGGAAGGGGCAGtatagtattaatttataaagttaacGCCGTATATAGAAACGTTAGAGAAAATGGTTTTGCAGTGAATTATGTGTTTTTTCCTTGTCATACAGCCTAATTTccctatatttatattataaacagttttatgtttacaaaaaaaataaaaaacagtgTGAAAGAGGTGGTGAGATCGTGGTTTCAGAACGAAAATCAGTGTCTTTAGATAATGTAGCCATAACCAAGAAATATAAAAGAACCTTACCCATTTGGCTAAACGCTTCAAACATTTGTCTGTGTCCAGATCGCCCATGTAAAGAGATGCCATCATCTCTTGTTCTATCTAGCCGTCTCCACAGCTGCACTACAAGGTAAATCACCAGAAACCGCTACTCGGTTGGCATTTTGACAGTTATGCTAAATCTGAACCATTTTCAAGAAAGTGActcaatcaataaaaaaaaatggtataGAAGATGCCAACCGTGAAAGGATTAAAACACATGGTATCTTACCATGATAAATCATCTTTGACTTCAACACATTTTCTTCACGTTGTTGGAGTGCTATTGCTTATGCAGAGACATTAAAGAGTATGTTTTATGAAAACACACAGAAATTGTGTGGAAGATTGAGTTAAATTAGAAAAAGATAGTGAGTTTAGCTTAGAGAAATCTTGATCAAAACGATTGTGGATAAGGAGTTTATTATACAATTATTCAATTAACCAAAcagtttgaaattttgttaatttaatttaGAACGTATGATGATAATCAGAAAGTTTTTAGGAATTTGAAAAcagatttttaacatttttttacaAACAATTAGATGCTAATATCATATGttaaaatttgattgattatctgacttgtgctttagtatataaaatatttttaactgaTTCTACTTTCGCTGGATTTTTGCTATTAATCTAACCTAGACTGGTTTAGGGTTCGTGGTTACACTGGAGAGAACCATAGTTACTATCTCGTTGAAGTAGTTGACGTATGAAATGTCGACAAGAAAAATGTTCACGTACGAAATAACACAACCAAGCAATGGCAATCCAGTAGTATTTATCTATACAAAAAATCTTACAACTCATTTCTCCATAACCCACAACGTATTCAACATATGTATCTCTGGTTTATTCCTCTTTCATCTTTGGACCAGCTCAGGATTTTGTTTCACTGCGCATTACAAAACCAAAGCGGAGACATATAATCAGCCTTCTCAACAACCTAAGATATAACCGAAACAAAAGAGCCCATGTTCTTTCGATTTACCACTAAGAAAGACAAAAACCAGGTTTATTACCTTACGATGACAGTCTTGGTGTGAAATTTTCTGGTTGTTAATATTAACAAACACCTCGCATGACACTTTTCCCTGCAAGATAAACAGTTTTACTTTAAATCCTAACTTTGACACAATAAAGTTTTCAAAAAGTAAATAGAAGTTCCAAAAACTGAATCAGAGTTCCAAAATTGGCGGATGTTCCAAGTGAATTACCTGAATTGGgatttgaaagagaagaagaccAAGATCACCTTTGACCTGAGCGATGGTATCAAAAGGGATAACACCTTTAGCCAAATCACCGATCAAGTAAATCACATCGTGAACAACCTCTAGACCATCGAGTTCAAGAGTCGCGTTAATATAAGAGCTATCACGAGCACGAAGGTGTCCACCTCGAGACTTGACAAGCCCTAGCTCTCTCCCTCTATACCCAATCGAGACCACAAGCGAATCGTAATCAAGGGAGAAGAAATCGCGGTTCCTGACTTTGATCGTGAGCGAAAACGAGAGATCGAGCGTGGGTCTAAACGAATCGAGGACTCGTATGTGGTTGAGCTGGATTCGAGAGACATTGATTTCTGGATCCGAAGGGTAGAGGAAGTAGGCGGCGGCGGAGAGGAGGAGGATTGCGGCGGTGAAGAGGATAGAGCAGCGGAGGCTGCGGAGGAACGAAGGGCGACGGTGGCGGCGATAAGGAGTTAGAACGATGACCGTTTGAGAAGGCTGTGACGAAGGAAGAGGTGTATAAGGTATGCCGTATTCTTGCTTCGACGCCATTATCATCTGCCACGACGAGTTGAGATAGAAGGGGGTAATGAAATAGATTTTGGGAATTGTTGGGCTTTTTCGGTGGGAGTTACATTCTTAAATTGTGTATTAATTTGTTAAAGCCCAAATCTTTTGGGATCCTGATTGTTAGACTGTGGAGCAAGAAAGACCGTTGAGAAAAAAACAATACGATCAACGGTGTAAGATTTAGGGGTTTATTGAATCAAGTATTTGAGTAAATCCAAAACAAAATCCATGATTTAGGTAAATCTTGCAAAAGATTGTTACAAGtcttaatgtttttgaaaaaaattcagtGCTTTTGAAAAAAccttttaaattttcaatatttatttagaataattatttttaaaaaaaatactataattcaatatttttattgttttatgaaATATATGGAATATATGAaagtttctaaaaatataattttacttagatttttcattttttatttcaaacaattttatctttttttaaaaaaaatatcaaactgtcaagtatttttttttaaaaaaaatttcaaatactATTATACAGAAGGATGGTATTTTGactcatttttttttactataaaatatcATCCAAACCCCTCCAAATCTCATTTGGTagattttattgataaaatcCATAATTTTCAATAGCTCGAATTTGAGAGAACTTATACAAATAACTAATACCAATAAACTTGATAACTGCGAGAATTCTTATTGACTAAATTCAGAGATCTATAAAATCCAATAAACTTGGATTTCATATAGACTGTATAAATGTTAGATACAATAAGaagagatttgaaaaaaaaaattgaaatcctCTCAAATCCTTGATCCAATAAAACCCCattaattttatgtttctataacttgcgaaaagaaaagaaaaaaaaaacaatatataagaagGCATGGTGTAAGATTTAGTTTAGACCAATGACGAATTTTAGTCCGACCTGTCATAATGAATTCAAGTCGACAAATACAAATACCTAGCTACATCTATGAACCTTAGTAGTTCTCAGTGACCCACTTGAAATCTATCTCTTGAAAGCCATTATCATGTTGACTCTTCACCTTTATTTTGTTTGAAATCACAGTAATTCGCCGTCATCACAACTCATCCTCCAtcatttaattatgttttaactCTTTCATTGATGTTCGTTTCAACTCCCTTTGTTTCtctttctttataaattatcTTGTGGAATCTTCCAACCAAGCCAACTATACAACTTCTATAGAAAAAGCTAAAGTGATTGCCATGAAATCTGCTATATCCACCAAAAAGTCTCTTGTCGCAGTGTTTTCCGACTATATTTAATGAGTTACAATTACTATTATTATCCTATCAAATTctccttcttttttctttttattagctACTTTGTCTGTATTTgatgacaaaacaaaaaaaaattagctacTTTATTTCTCAATTACTTTCAcaaatttatcttttttctttctttagatAAAGTTCTGATTTTATGGTTCTTAAATTTTATCCGgtagatttttatttgctaGATGCCACATTTGACCATCCAAATCttcgttttgttttgtttcttttcatgAAATATGATTGTCTTGTATTAATTTTATGTGCTTAACATTGGAACTTTGATTTTTgaataaatcaagaaaatgaTATTGAAAGAAATTTATGGTGCCTTTTCCAGACAAACCGGTGGTCATTATGGCCGGATTAATATTCGTTGGAAAGCTTGCTAGTCTATATAAAGAGAGCATACATGTGAGAAGATTATGAATATACAAGTCAAGTCCCAATCAACTCAAAAATTCttttattctctctctctctctctctctctctctctctctctctctctctctctctctctctctctctctctctctctctctctctctctctctctctctctcttttttttctaatgTACTCTCTTTTTATGTTCCATCACTCTCTCAGCAAAAGAATATAATATACGTATATAATCTTACCAAATAATTAATTCACAACATGTTATCAACAAACGCTCTCAAACCAGCTAAGACATTTGTTAAATTTATGTCTTtcaatatatttagtttattttaatgttattatttttttggataaGCTGCGAGTAAATCCTTAGTACCACAGCCCGTTCGACAGAAGAAGAGGAAGTTCGCCCCAGAAATGGACGAGATCATCAACGAGGAAGTCGAAAACCTTCTTGACGCCGGGTTCATACGAGAAGTACAGTACCCAGAATAGTTAGCCAACGTGGTGGTGATAAGGAAGAAGAACAGGAAGTGGCGAGTCTGCATCGACTTCACGGACCTCAACAATCCTGTCCAAAGGACCTGTTTCTCTTACCTCACATCGACAAGCTGGTGGACGCCACAGCAGGTCACCAACTGATGAGCTTCATGGACGTGTTTTCCGGATATAACTATATCCTCATGCATCTGGAGGACCAGGAGAAAATCTCGTTCATGACATCCATGGGCATCTACTGTTATAAGGTCATGCCGTTTGGCTTGAAGAACGCCGGATAAACCTACCAGAGACTCGTGAGTCTTAGGTTTAGAGAGAAATGATATAAAGacaataatacatatatacattgcaatttttttttatcatactATGTGTTTACGTACACATATTATAATCAAAAACTACATGAAgatagaaggaaaaaaaatagacaatgaaatttttgtgtgttttgaatcaagtaaataaataaaaatagaatttataaaattaaattaaacttcTTTTAggattaaatatttgtaataaaattatttactggTTAAAACGGGTAAAAATGGTtcaagtttaatttaaaattatttataaaattttaaaagttatttattctTTCATAATTAAACTTAATTATCCTATAAATTAGTTATGTatccattaaaatattttacaattaaataaaatatattagataaaattgtagattgttttaaaatattgtacagatatatatatatatagataaatttctttcttctatatatatattattttattcaattcataaatatatatatatatattatttaatttgattgaagtatataaaagttagatataaaagtaaaaatacaataaattgATACCTAAATAcaataaacatattaaaatggAAAACATAATTATTAGATAGCAAATTGGGTGTAATAACTGTGGTATCTTAAAAGCTACATTAATTTTAACAAATATAAATTActtattattatgttaaaaataattttaaaataaaaggcACAAGGTCTACTTAAAACACTTCAAATCTGTGATGATAATATTGTACTAGGTGTTCTGCCCACACATGCGGGCATAGTGTTCTTATAGATATTTATCTgtttataactattaaatcaaaaccaacataataaattattaattatgtttttagaaatagaaatcaaacattaaactttatattttataataaaaaatattatttcagataaaacacaacatatttaagaattatcttatgttttcaaaatatattttatttttgagaattttattatatttacttatagtcaattatcaaatataacatataaacaaattattattaatatatattcattagttttatcaatatatatatccttattgttgtgttaaaattttaaaaacattcacatatattttagaaaatatatttatttgtttgattagcatttaactataaattgttttatatctaactataaactttataataaaatattatttatagacaacaacagaatatatctaagaattatctcatgttttaaaacatgtttttatttttaaaatttttattatatttattaatagtcaattatctaatatataaatataatagtattaatagaaattcatttttaattatttatattttagataattcttattattattaattttaatcatttatttaatcagatatattttaaattcgtttttatttttgactaatttatataatttattcattaagggcataaagatttattattaattttaatcacttttttagtaagatagatttgaaatttgtttttatttttttgactaatCTATACTAATTATTCGTTAAggatataaacgatattaaccgctttAACTTTTAACGTAAGAGATTCGTTGCAAAAATTTACattgcaaataatagtatagaacTATAGATAGATAGTGTagatttgacccaaaaaaaaaaaagatagatagTGTAGACAAGGATTACTACTTGTATTTTTGAATTGCTAGcagaacaaaaatattttattattttctgagATGAAAAGCTTTTTGATTACGAATGGGAATAAAAAAAGCAGTTCACCTGTTTTACTGGACGTCCTGTTGTTCTCTTGCCATCCCATTCACACAGTTAGAGTAAATACATTCATTTTTCGGAAGCTATTTCTAGCATTATCTAACCCGGCGGTTTAAGTCAGTTAATCCACCTTGGATGTTCCTATCTTCGATGCCCGGAACACACTGACGATACAATCTACTCCTAAATTAATTATCCCATATATAGTAATCTGATTTATAACTAAGTAAGGACAAAGCATGGCCAAGCGGCAATCCGAATCAAATTTTGGGTTCATTTCTTACCAAACAGGAAATTTAAACCGCGtacaaaacaccaaaaaaaatcTGTTAAGTCCGAAAAAAACCCAACAAGTTTGGTGAAGGAAAAAGAATCTTACGGAATTGTCAAAGTCACAAGTTAACCACATTGTGTTTTTTTCTCAGTTAAATCCCACCATTAATTgataatatcatcattttctCCCACTTTACCGAATCGAACACGCTCCGAAAAATATCCCGAGCATGTTTAAGTAAACGACAATAAAAACACTGGTGACACGTGTCATTATTTGGCAAATAAGATGAGGTTACTGTAACGTGTGGTCATCACACTTACACTTCCTTCTTTCTTTCTACCACCTCCCCTCCTCATCCCTTTCCTTCTCCGATCTCTATTTATAACGTCTTCGACAAATACgattattaaaatatctaatatttttgtgtttcccacaagaaaaataaatttctttCTTCTATCTACTTCTTCGCTTGTAAGATACTTTTGCATGAAATTTCAAAGCTTATCACTCCCTCTGTGATTTAGCTATGGTTACTTTGACGAAGCTTCAAGTATACCCACGATGTTTGGATCACCGTCTCGGATTCATGGATCATCAACGGGTCGGGTCAAGATTGAGTTGTAGAGAGGGTAACAAAAGGGTTTATGTGCATCGGTGTGAGAGTGATTTAGAGAAGAAAAAGGTTGAACGAGGGAGAAAGCGTGAGAAAGAGGGAAAAGGGTTGTGGGATTCTCTCAAATCTGGTGTTACTAAGTTAGGGTTCTTAACTAAGGATGAGTATAATCAGAAAGTTCAAAATTTAGAGATGGTTTTCTCTTCGGTAAGTCTTAAAAGAGTCTTCTGACCCTTCTGTTTCAAGCTTTATCTTAATTGAGATGGGTTAATTAAGTGTAAGGAATATGTGTTATTGGGTACTTATGGTTGGTTATCTATTTGCAGATTGCTGTTCAAATTGCGAGATACATTGTGACGATGACGAGCACTGGAGCTATTCTCTTGATTGGGTTTCAATTGTCAGGTTAGTGTTAGTGATTTAGAACATTGTTTGAATGTTTTAATTTGTTCTGACTCCTTTGTATTGTAATGAAAAGGTGGAGATGGTTCGATGAATTCATTGGTTTGGTATAGCTGGCTCGGTGGAGTTATCATTGGAACCATGACCGGTGCTAACATGGTTTTGGAAGATCATTACCGAGCCGGTCCACGCAATGTTGTTATAACCGGAAGGTAATTTGTTTGTcttcttaattttctttttgtttgcagTGGTGCTGACGTGTGTTTTGACGATATGTGTTAGCACGAGGGGACTAGGGAAAGCACTTGCTAGAGAGTTTCTTCTCTCTGGAGACAGAGTCATCGTTACATCTCGCAGGTTGTAGCTTCTTCATATGTGATATatggattagtttttttttttttcactaagTGGAGTCTTAAGCTTTGTTTGGATTTTCTTTTGTGAAATCAGTTCTGAATCTGTTGATATGACTGTGAAAGAGCTTCAGCAAAACCTCAAAGAGATTATGAGTAAAGCTAGTGAATCAGATAGAAAGAAACTGGGTTTTGCTAAAGTGGTTGGTATTGCCTCTGATGTTTGTAAACCAGAGGACGTTGAGAGGCTGTCCAGTTTTGCTGTAGAAGAGCTTGGTTCCATTAACATATGGGTAAAGAAAAAGCATTATTTCATTTCTTTAAAACACTTTCTCTTTAAGATCATATTTTTCATTGCTGACTTTGTTCTTTGGGCAGATCAACAATGCTGGTACTAACAAAGGCTTTAGGCCGCTGCTTGATTTCACGGAAGAAGATATCAAGCAGGTAAAAGAATCCTTTATAAAAGTTTTAGCTTAGGACATCTCCaactccactctatttttcactccaaaatagagtttagagtaaaaatgcttagtactctatttctcactctataatagagtaaaatataggTTTACTCTATAgagtaaattattttttttgttcatcactctatttactactctaaaatagagtaacacTGGAGCAAACtcgaactctattatagagttactctattttatagtaaaaaatagagtaaaccattggagatgaTCTTATGGCTTGAACAATGGTGGAGTGAAGTTTATTGGTATAATATTTGAAATGTTTGCAGATTGTGTCCACAAACTTGATTGGATCGATTCTATGCACACGAGGGGCGATGGAAGTGATGAGTAGACAGGACAACGGTGGACACATCTTTAACATGGATGGTGCTGGTTCTGGAGGCTCTAGCACTCCTCTCACGGCTGTGTAAGTGATCAAAAATCATTCGATTCAATGGTACTCATCTTTACTTAAAATGGATTCGAGCATTGTTGCAGATATGGGTCAACAAAATGTGGACTTAGGCAATTTCATGGCTCTGTTGCGAAAGAATCCCAAAAGACAAAAGTTGGCTTGCACACTGCTTCTCCGGGCATGGTTCTCACCGAACTTCTTCTCAGGTATCCACTTGCTTCGACCccaaatctttttttctttctcggTGAACAAAATTATTCAACGTTTTATTTGGCAGTGGTTCGAGTATAAAAAACAAGCAGATGTTTAACATAATCTGCGAGCTTCCGGAGACAGTAGCTAGAACGCTAGTACCACGAATGCGTGTTGTGAAAGGTTCTGGAAAATCTGTCAATTACCTAACTCCTCCAAGGATATTGCTAGCCATTGTCACTTCGTGGCTCAGGAGAGGCCGGTGGTTCGATGACCAAGTAAGTGACAGGTCTTTGGCTAATCCTTCCAACAGTTTTGCCTGCGCTTACGCAAAAATGTGTCTTTTGTTTGCAGGGACGGGCGTTATATGCAGCGGAAGCGGACAGACTAAGGAACTGGGCAGAGAACAGAACGAGGTTGTCGTTAACAGACGCGATGGAGATGTATACAGAGAATACTTGGGTCTCTGTTTTCTCTCTTTCTGTTGTTTGTGCATTCATCATCGTATCAAGCACCACACCTAGCTCTTTCCCAGGCACTTGAACAAATGTAAAGGTGCATGATATGTATAAAAGCTATATGTGACGGGACCAATTTGTTCAACTCTTCTCTGGTGATGACACCTTTATACGCATGATTATAATTGTAGAATCATTTGTTGTTTGAAAGAAGGGAAAACAAATTCTAAGATCTTTGTTTCTAGTTGGTTTAGGTTAGGTATGTATCAAAGGATTGTACACGTTTAAATGAACTTTTTCTAGACATTGACGGTCTAAATTCAGATAAGACCCTATTTAAATATGATCAAACTCAAATAGATCACATTTGAATGGGAAGAAGACCATGAACAATCGTGAACCATTCAGTTTGACCATGATATATATTGGTCGCCCAACTGCCTTTTTCGTTTCAATTTTTCTTGATCTCCTTTATTATATGGTCTAAATTCAATAAGACGTTTAATAAGGGATAACCCATCCCATGCTGACTGAAATCATGAATATGAGTGATTCTTCTCACTTGCTTCTGAAACAGTAGGTAGCTTGTCGCTGAGATTGGTTTAGTACCATGTCCCGGATTCAAAGTTTAGCTCATGTATGAAACCCAACTAATCACTTTTAAGTGCATGATCAGGTCTTTTTGCTTCTCTCACCAAGACAAACTGTGTCGATCATGTTGtcattttttcttgttcttaTAGCTTATCTCCCTTGACTGACAGGGGCGGATCTACAGTGTGATGAACGGAGGCACGTGCCCCCGACTACTTTATAAAATCTATTCAGCAACCAAGGGAACAACTTGTTTTTGTAGACTAGTTGGTAAAGAAGCCTCACTGATGACTTATTCTTCCATGGTTCGATACCActcattttaataattatttttttgttttctctacTTTGTTGTACAGTTAATTTGCTGTTTGACACGTTTACAGTCTACTTTTACTGTATCTTTctttataagttataacttatatgcagcatttttccttcttcttccttttgtttatttgtttgagtaaattagctaaatatactAACAAAGGTGAGATATCATTGAATGGA
It encodes:
- the LOC103833354 gene encoding uncharacterized protein LOC103833354 — translated: MIMASKQEYGIPYTPLPSSQPSQTVIVLTPYRRHRRPSFLRSLRCSILFTAAILLLSAAAYFLYPSDPEINVSRIQLNHIRVLDSFRPTLDLSFSLTIKVRNRDFFSLDYDSLVVSIGYRGRELGLVKSRGGHLRARDSSYINATLELDGLEVVHDVIYLIGDLAKGVIPFDTIAQVKGDLGLLLFQIPIQGKVSCEVFVNINNQKISHQDCHRK
- the LOC103833353 gene encoding probable chlorophyll(ide) b reductase NYC1, chloroplastic — protein: MVTLTKLQVYPRCLDHRLGFMDHQRVGSRLSCREGNKRVYVHRCESDLEKKKVERGRKREKEGKGLWDSLKSGVTKLGFLTKDEYNQKVQNLEMVFSSIAVQIARYIVTMTSTGAILLIGFQLSGGDGSMNSLVWYSWLGGVIIGTMTGANMVLEDHYRAGPRNVVITGSTRGLGKALAREFLLSGDRVIVTSRSSESVDMTVKELQQNLKEIMSKASESDRKKLGFAKVVGIASDVCKPEDVERLSSFAVEELGSINIWINNAGTNKGFRPLLDFTEEDIKQIVSTNLIGSILCTRGAMEVMSRQDNGGHIFNMDGAGSGGSSTPLTAVYGSTKCGLRQFHGSVAKESQKTKVGLHTASPGMVLTELLLSGSSIKNKQMFNIICELPETVARTLVPRMRVVKGSGKSVNYLTPPRILLAIVTSWLRRGRWFDDQGRALYAAEADRLRNWAENRTRLSLTDAMEMYTENTWVSVFSLSVVCAFIIVSSTTPSSFPGT